The following are from one region of the Bacteroidales bacterium genome:
- a CDS encoding AraC family transcriptional regulator: MSEVVSINTVTEYNNQVGMETLHPLVSIVDFEKVEPFCNFRMQLGVYAVFLKESKCGNMTYGCNTYDYEEGTLLFIAPGQVYGVVNQEKKRYIGKALIFHPDLILGTALGKNIKDYTFFSYQVNEALHLSARERAIITDCLDKISYELEHAIDTHSKTLIVSYLELFLNYCKRFYERQFVTRSNVNKDVLSRFEKILDDYFSSDKAIESGLPSVRYCAEKLYLSSNYLGDLLKKETGKSAQEHIQLKMIEVAKEKIFDQSKSISEIAYELGFKYPQHFTRMFKKEVGMSPLEYRSMN, encoded by the coding sequence ATGAGCGAAGTTGTAAGTATTAATACAGTTACTGAATACAATAATCAGGTAGGAATGGAGACCTTGCATCCTTTAGTCAGCATCGTCGATTTTGAGAAAGTAGAACCTTTTTGCAACTTCAGAATGCAATTAGGTGTTTATGCAGTCTTTTTAAAAGAATCGAAATGCGGTAACATGACCTATGGCTGTAATACTTACGATTATGAGGAAGGCACATTGCTGTTTATTGCTCCTGGACAGGTGTACGGTGTTGTAAACCAAGAGAAAAAAAGGTATATAGGGAAGGCGCTAATATTTCATCCCGACTTGATTCTTGGGACCGCTTTGGGCAAGAACATAAAGGATTATACCTTTTTCTCTTATCAGGTGAATGAAGCACTGCATCTTTCGGCAAGGGAACGAGCAATTATAACCGATTGCTTAGACAAAATTAGTTATGAGCTGGAACATGCCATTGATACACATAGTAAAACGCTTATAGTGTCCTATCTGGAATTGTTCCTCAATTATTGCAAACGTTTTTACGAGCGTCAGTTTGTTACCCGAAGTAATGTTAATAAAGATGTGTTGTCTCGGTTCGAAAAAATATTGGATGACTATTTTTCATCAGATAAAGCCATTGAATCGGGTTTGCCTTCGGTTCGCTATTGTGCCGAGAAATTATACTTATCTTCCAACTATTTGGGCGATCTTTTGAAAAAAGAAACGGGTAAATCGGCTCAGGAACATATTCAGTTAAAAATGATTGAGGTTGCAAAAGAAAAGATTTTCGACCAAAGCAAATCAATCAGCGAAATAGCGTATGAGCTGGGTTTTAAATATCCACAACATTTTACCCGTATGTTTAAA